From Solanum lycopersicum chromosome 8, SLM_r2.1, the proteins below share one genomic window:
- the LOC101255906 gene encoding group 2 truncated hemoglobin 3-2-like yields MASLEQKASEWSGVDPKDAVAVDEINLFQKLGLQTFINLSTNFYNRVYDDEEEWFRSIFSNSNKEEAIRNQYEFFVQRMGGPNLYSQRKGHTALIGRHRTFPVTHKAAERWLHHMQQALDSAADIDEDSKTKMINFFRHTAFFLVAGVELKNQNKGTGCKNCSHHH; encoded by the exons ATGGCATCTTTAGAGCAAAAGGCATCAGAGTGGAGTGGAGTTGATCCAAAGGATGCAGTTGCCGTTGATGAGATTAATCTCTTTCAAAAACTTGGTCTTCAAACTTTCATCAATCTATCTACCAATTTCTACAACAG GGTGTATGATGATGAGGAAGAGTGGTTTCGATCAATTTTTTCGAATTCAAATAAAGAAGAAGCCATTAGGAATCAGTATGAGTTTTTTGTGCAAAGAATGGGAGGCCCTAATTTGTACTCACAGAGGAAAG GCCATACAGCATTGATTGGACGCCACCGCACGTTTCCAGTAACTCATAAAGCAGCAGAGAGATGGTTACACCATATGCAACAAGCATTAGACAGTGCTGCAGATATTGATGAAGATTCCAAAACTAAAATGATCAActtttttag ACACACTGCATTCTTTTTGGTAGCTGGAGTTGAGTTAAAGAATCAAAACAAAGGAACAGGATGTAAGAACTGCAGCCACCACCACTAA
- the LOC101255018 gene encoding protein ALTERED PHOSPHATE STARVATION RESPONSE 1 has protein sequence MGCAQSRIDNEESVSRCKDRRNFMKEAVNYRNFFAAAHSAYSIALKNTGAALSDYAQGETPPELPPPAVNEPPPPPPPMSNMEASPLPPPPPPPPTFSPLTPLQRSFTMPELSKPRGRKMKGIGIDEHDEEIEEEEEEEEEEEGEGLKLREKRNGLGYERPMKEPEPPRPPGPGESWDYFFENVDTGHSLEEVEEEEEEEEEEELNEENIQIQNKRFDNMGRNEYRDDQFKTPEKKGKVESEVEETPTADEPERVFKHSNTAPSEMRGGVVMGGGNVVYGNNADFFKVLGEIDDHFLKASENAQEVSKMLEATRLHYHSNFADNRGHIDHAARVMRVITWNKSFKGVPNGDGSKDDYDIDEYETHATVLDKLLAWEKKLYDEMKAGELIKQEYQRKVALLNKLKKRNATLESLEKTKAAVSHLHTRYIVDMQSLDSTVSEVNDIRDKQLYPKLAALVQGMVSMWEFMFSHHKNQLQLATDLKAIEISGFPLETSKHHHERTIQLGNVIKEWHDHFDNLVKNQKLYIQTLHSWLKLNLIPIESSLKEKISSPPRAQSPPIQALLHSWQELLEKLPDELARSAIASFEAVIRTIIIHQEEEMKLKDKCEETKKEYIRKRQAFEDWYQKYMQRRTPPDMTDPDRAADSNPKDPVVEKQLLVDTLKKRLDEETEAHQRLCIQVREKSLGSLKIRLPELFRVMSEYSYACLEAYGRLRLIVQSQHSNGSS, from the exons ATGGGTTGTGCTCAATCAAGAATAGATAACGAAGAATCAGTTTCAAGATGCAAAGATCGGAGAAACTTCATGAAAGAAGCTGTAAACTATAGAAACTTCTTTGCTGCTGCACATTCAGCTTATTCCATTGCTTTGAAGAACACTGGTGCTGCTTTGAGTGATTATGCGCAAGGTGAAACCCCACCTGAGCTGCCGCCGCCGGCTGTTAATGAGCCGCCGCCGCCACCACCACCGATGTCGAATATGGAAGCTAGCCCACTCCCACCACCCCCTCCTCCCCCACCGACTTTCTCACCTTTAACCCCACTTCAACGCTCTTTTACTATGCCTGAACTGTCGAAACCCAGAGGTAGGAAAATGAAAGGCATTGGTATTGATGAGCATGATGAGGAAattgaggaggaggaggaggaggaggaggaagaggaAGGTGAAGGTTTGAAACTGAGAGAAAAGCGAAATGGACTGGGGTATGAGAGGCCTATGAAGGAGCCAGAGCCACCCCGGCCACCGGGTCCAGGGGAGTCGTGGGATTATTTCTTTGAGAATGTGGACACGGGACATTCATTAGAAGAagtggaggaagaagaagaagaggaggaggaggaggagttGAATGAAGAGAATAtccaaattcaaaacaaaagatTTGATAATATGGGTAGAAATGAGTATAGAGATGATCAGTTCAAGACACCAGAGAAGAAGGGGAAAGTGGAGAGTGAGGTTGAAGAGACTCCAACGGCAGATGAACCAGAGAGAGTCTTTAAGCATTCAAACACTGCGCCTTCTGAGATGAGAGGTGGAGTAGTAATGGGAGGTGGGAATGTTGTGTATGGTAACAATGCTGATTTCTTTAAAGTTTTAGGCGAGATTGATGATCACTTCCTTAAAGCTTCCGAGAATGCACAAGAGGTTTCAAAGATGCTTGAGGCTACTCGATTGCATTACCACTCAAACTTCGCTGATAATCGAG GACATATTGACCATGCAGCTAGGGTAATGCGAGTCATTACGTGGAACAAATCATTTAAGGGTGTACCGAATGGTGATGGTAGTAAGGATGATTATGACATCGACGAATATGAGACTCATGCCACTGTTTTGGACAAATTGCTGGCTTGGGAGAAGAAACTTTATGATGAAATGAAG GCTGGTGAGCTTATAAAGCAAGAATATCAGAGGAAAGTTGCCTTGCTAAACAAGCTGAAGAAACGGAATGCTACCTTGGAATCACTGGAGAAGACAAAGGCTGCTGTTAGCCATTTGCATACGCGATATATAGTTGACATGCAGTCCTTGGATTCGACTGTTAGTGAAGTAAATGACATTCGTGACAAGCAGCTTTACCCTAAGCTGGCTGCTCTTGTTCAAGG GATGGTTAGCATGTGGGAATTCATGTTTAGTCATCACAAGAACCAGCTGCAGTTGGCTACTGATCTCAAAGCCATTGAAATCTCTGGGTTCCCCTTGGAAACAAGCAAACATCATCATGAACGTACGATCCAGCTTGGTAATGTTATCAAGGAATGGCATGATCATTTTGACAACCTTGTGAAAAATCAAAAGCTATACATCCAAACACTCCACAGCTGGTTGAAGCTAAATCTCATACCCATTGAAAGCAGCCTAAAAGAAAAGATCTCGTCGCCTCCTCGAGCACAGAGTCCCCCAATTCAAGCCCTTCTCCACTCCTGGCAGGAACTTCTTGAGAAGCTGCCTGATGAGCTCGCCAGAAGTGCCATTGCTTCCTTTGAAGCAGTGATAAGGACCATCATTATTCATCAGGAGGAAGAGATGAAGCTGAAGGATAAGTGTGAGGAAACAAAAAAGGAGTACATACGCAAAAGGCAAGCATTTGAAGATTGGTATCAAAAGTATATGCAACGTAGAACTCCACCCGATATGACAGATCCCGATAGAGCTGCAGACTCCAACCCAAAAGATCCTGTTGTGGAAAAGCAGTTGCTTGTGGACACATTGAAGAAGAGGTTGGACGAGGAGACAGAAGCTCACCAGAGGCTCTGCATTCAAGTTAGGGAGAAGTCATTAGGGAGTCTCAAGATCCGGTTGCCTGAACTATTCCGAGTCATGTCAGAATATTCTTATGCATGTCTAGAGGCTTATGGTCGATTAAGATTGATCGTACAGTCGCAGCACTCAAACGGGAGTTCATAA